A portion of the Streptomyces coeruleoprunus genome contains these proteins:
- a CDS encoding MaoC family dehydratase: protein MTAKIAFDDVEVGTELPAQSFPVTRATLVQYAGASGDFNPIHWNEKFAREVGLPDVIAHGMFTMAEAIRVVTDWIGDPGAVVEYGVRFTKPVVVPNDETGALIEVSAKVAAKLDDRRVRVDLTAMSAGQKVLGMSRAVVQLA from the coding sequence ATGACCGCAAAGATCGCATTCGACGACGTCGAGGTCGGCACCGAGCTGCCGGCCCAGAGCTTCCCCGTGACGCGCGCCACACTCGTCCAGTACGCGGGCGCCTCCGGCGACTTCAACCCGATCCACTGGAACGAGAAGTTCGCCCGCGAGGTCGGCCTCCCCGATGTCATCGCCCACGGCATGTTCACCATGGCCGAGGCGATCCGCGTCGTCACCGACTGGATCGGCGACCCCGGCGCGGTCGTCGAGTACGGCGTGCGCTTCACCAAGCCGGTCGTCGTGCCCAACGACGAGACGGGCGCGCTGATCGAGGTCAGCGCCAAGGTCGCCGCGAAGCTGGACGACCGCCGCGTCCGCGTGGACCTGACCGCCATGAGCGCGGGCCAGAAGGTGCTGGGCATGTCACGCGCGGTGGTCCAGCTCGCCTGA
- the rpmG gene encoding 50S ribosomal protein L33, with translation MAATDVRPKITLACVECKERNYITKKNRRNNPDRLEMKKHCPRCNAHTAHRETR, from the coding sequence GTGGCTGCCACCGACGTCCGCCCGAAGATCACGCTGGCCTGCGTGGAGTGCAAGGAGCGGAACTACATCACCAAGAAGAACCGGCGCAACAACCCGGACCGTCTTGAGATGAAGAAGCACTGCCCGCGCTGCAACGCGCACACCGCGCACCGCGAGACGCGCTGA
- the rplA gene encoding 50S ribosomal protein L1, which translates to MKRSKSLRAADAKIDREKLYAPLEAVRLAKETSTTKFDGTVEVAFRLGVDPRKADQMVRGTVNLPHGTGKTARVLVFATGDRAEAARAAGADIVGADELIDEVSKGRLDFDAVVATPDLMGKVGRLGRVLGPRGLMPNPKTGTVTMDVAKAVTDIKGGKIEFRVDKHANLHFIIGKTSFEEAKLVENYGAALEEILRLKPSAAKGRYIKKAAISTTMGPGIQIDPNRTRNLLVEEDPAAV; encoded by the coding sequence GTGAAGCGCAGCAAGTCTCTCCGCGCTGCGGACGCCAAGATCGACCGGGAGAAGCTGTACGCCCCGCTCGAGGCCGTGCGTCTCGCCAAGGAGACCTCCACGACCAAGTTCGACGGCACCGTCGAGGTCGCCTTCCGCCTGGGTGTCGACCCGCGCAAGGCCGACCAGATGGTCCGTGGCACCGTGAACCTCCCGCACGGCACCGGTAAGACCGCCCGGGTCCTGGTCTTCGCGACCGGTGACCGTGCCGAGGCCGCGCGTGCCGCGGGCGCCGACATCGTCGGCGCCGACGAGCTGATCGACGAGGTGTCGAAGGGCCGCCTGGACTTCGACGCCGTCGTCGCCACCCCGGACCTCATGGGCAAGGTCGGCCGCCTCGGCCGCGTGCTCGGTCCGCGTGGTCTGATGCCGAACCCGAAGACCGGCACCGTGACCATGGACGTCGCCAAGGCTGTCACCGACATCAAGGGCGGCAAGATCGAGTTCCGTGTCGACAAGCACGCGAACCTGCACTTCATCATCGGCAAGACCTCCTTCGAGGAGGCCAAGCTGGTGGAGAACTACGGCGCCGCTCTGGAGGAGATCCTCCGTCTGAAGCCGTCCGCCGCCAAGGGTCGCTACATCAAGAAGGCCGCCATCAGCACCACGATGGGCCCCGGCATCCAGATCGACCCGAACCGCACCCGCAACCTCCTCGTCGAGGAGGACCCGGCCGCGGTCTGA
- a CDS encoding pyridoxal phosphate-dependent aminotransferase: protein MSAATPPAERRVSARIGAISESATLAVDAKAKALKAAGRPVIGFGAGEPDFPTPGYIVEAAVEACRDPKYHRYTPAGGLPELKAAIAAKTLRDSGYEIDPSQVLVTNGGKQAIYEAFAAILDPGDEVIVPAPYWTTYPESIRLAGGVPVEVVADETTGYRVSVEQLEAARTERTKVVLFVSPSNPTGAVYAREDAEAIGRWAVEHGLWVLTDEIYEHLVYGDATFASLPALVPELREKCIVVNGVAKTYAMTGWRVGWLIGPKDVVKAATNLQSHATSNVSNVAQVAALAAVSGDLAAVAEMRAAFDRRRQTIVRMLNEIDGVICPTPEGAFYAYPSVKGLLGKEIRGKRPQTSVELAALILDEVEVAVVPGEAFGTPGYLRLSYALGDEDLVEGVSRMQKLLAEARD, encoded by the coding sequence ATGAGCGCTGCAACCCCTCCGGCCGAGCGCCGGGTCTCCGCCCGTATCGGTGCGATCTCCGAGTCCGCGACCCTCGCCGTCGACGCCAAGGCCAAGGCCCTCAAGGCCGCCGGGCGCCCGGTGATCGGCTTCGGCGCGGGCGAGCCCGACTTCCCGACGCCCGGCTACATCGTCGAGGCCGCCGTCGAGGCCTGCCGTGACCCGAAGTACCACCGCTACACGCCGGCCGGCGGCCTGCCCGAGCTGAAGGCCGCGATCGCCGCGAAGACCCTGCGGGACTCCGGCTACGAGATCGACCCGTCCCAGGTCCTCGTGACCAACGGCGGCAAGCAGGCGATCTACGAGGCGTTCGCGGCGATCCTGGACCCGGGCGACGAGGTCATCGTCCCGGCCCCGTACTGGACGACGTACCCGGAGTCGATCCGCCTGGCGGGCGGCGTGCCGGTCGAGGTCGTCGCCGACGAGACCACGGGCTACCGCGTCTCCGTCGAGCAGCTGGAGGCGGCGCGTACGGAGCGTACGAAGGTCGTGCTCTTCGTCTCCCCGTCCAACCCGACCGGCGCGGTGTACGCGCGGGAGGACGCCGAGGCGATCGGCCGCTGGGCCGTGGAGCACGGCCTGTGGGTGCTGACGGACGAGATCTACGAGCACCTGGTCTACGGCGACGCCACCTTCGCCTCGCTGCCGGCGCTGGTCCCCGAGCTGCGCGAGAAGTGCATCGTGGTGAACGGCGTGGCCAAGACCTACGCCATGACCGGCTGGCGCGTGGGGTGGCTGATCGGCCCGAAGGACGTGGTGAAGGCCGCGACGAACCTCCAGTCGCACGCCACCTCCAACGTGTCGAACGTCGCACAGGTCGCCGCGCTGGCCGCCGTCTCCGGCGACCTGGCGGCCGTCGCCGAGATGCGCGCCGCCTTCGACCGCCGCCGGCAGACGATCGTGCGGATGCTCAACGAGATCGACGGCGTGATCTGCCCCACGCCGGAGGGCGCGTTCTACGCGTACCCGTCGGTGAAGGGCCTGCTCGGCAAGGAGATCCGCGGCAAGCGCCCGCAGACGTCCGTCGAGCTGGCGGCGCTGATCCTGGACGAGGTCGAGGTAGCGGTCGTCCCGGGCGAGGCCTTCGGCACGCCGGGCTACCTGCGCCTGTCGTACGCGCTCGGCGACGAGGACCTGGTCGAGGGCGTGTCGCGGATGCAGAAGCTGCTGGCGGAGGCGCGCGACTGA
- a CDS encoding MaoC family dehydratase N-terminal domain-containing protein: protein MALDQSFVGRTYPPTAPYEVGREKIREFAEAIGDTNPVYTDTEAAKALGHPEVIAPPTFVFAITFKAAGLVIDDPQLGLDYSRVVHGDQKFAYTRPVRAGDRLTVTSTIEGIKSLAGNDILDIRGEVHDEAGEHVVTAWIKLVARAAEEA from the coding sequence ATGGCGCTCGACCAGTCCTTCGTGGGGCGGACCTATCCGCCCACCGCCCCCTATGAGGTCGGCCGGGAGAAGATCCGTGAGTTCGCCGAGGCGATCGGTGACACGAATCCCGTGTACACCGACACGGAGGCCGCCAAAGCGCTCGGCCACCCCGAAGTGATCGCCCCTCCCACTTTTGTGTTCGCGATCACTTTCAAGGCCGCGGGACTGGTGATCGACGACCCGCAGCTCGGGCTCGACTACAGCCGCGTCGTGCACGGCGACCAGAAATTCGCGTACACCCGCCCCGTCCGCGCGGGCGACCGCCTCACGGTCACCTCGACCATCGAGGGAATCAAGTCCCTCGCCGGGAACGACATCCTCGACATCCGCGGTGAGGTCCACGACGAGGCGGGCGAGCACGTCGTGACCGCCTGGATCAAGCTCGTCGCGCGCGCGGCAGAGGAGGCGTGA
- a CDS encoding UDP-N-acetylmuramate dehydrogenase, translated as MQELHDAPLAPLTTFRLGGPAGRLLTATTDDEVVAAVREADATGTPLLLIGGGSNLVIGDKGFDGTALRIATRGFSLDGTRLELAAGEIWSDAVARTVEAGLAGIECLAGIPGSAGATPIQNVGAYGQEVSSTITEVVAYDRRAEEIVTIPNGDCAFSYRHSRFKAHPDRFVVLRVRFELEDAGGMSAPLRYAETARALGVEPGDRVPLAAARETVLALRAGKGMVLDPDDHDTWSAGSFFTNPILTDAEYEAFLGRVHERLGPDVTPPAYPAGEGRTKTSAAWLIDKAGFTKGYGTGPARISTKHTLALTNRGEATTEDLLALAREVVAGVRDAFGVTLVNEPVTVGVSL; from the coding sequence GTGCAGGAACTCCACGACGCTCCCCTCGCCCCCCTGACCACCTTCCGGCTCGGCGGCCCCGCCGGCCGGCTGCTGACCGCCACCACGGACGACGAGGTCGTCGCGGCCGTGCGCGAGGCGGACGCCACCGGCACGCCGCTGCTGCTCATCGGCGGCGGCTCCAACCTGGTCATCGGCGACAAGGGCTTCGACGGCACCGCCCTGCGCATCGCGACCCGCGGCTTCTCGCTCGACGGCACGCGCCTGGAGTTGGCCGCCGGCGAAATCTGGTCCGACGCCGTCGCCCGCACCGTCGAGGCCGGCCTCGCCGGCATCGAGTGCCTGGCCGGCATCCCCGGCTCGGCCGGCGCCACCCCGATCCAGAACGTCGGGGCGTACGGCCAGGAGGTCTCCAGCACGATCACCGAGGTCGTGGCGTACGACCGGCGCGCCGAGGAGATCGTCACCATCCCCAACGGCGACTGCGCCTTCTCCTACCGGCACAGCCGCTTCAAGGCCCACCCGGACCGTTTCGTGGTCCTGCGGGTCCGCTTCGAGCTGGAGGACGCCGGGGGCATGAGCGCCCCCCTGAGGTACGCCGAGACCGCCCGCGCGCTCGGTGTCGAGCCCGGCGACCGCGTCCCGCTGGCGGCAGCCCGCGAGACCGTCCTCGCCCTGCGCGCCGGCAAGGGCATGGTCCTCGACCCCGACGACCACGACACCTGGTCCGCCGGCTCCTTCTTCACCAACCCGATCCTCACCGACGCGGAGTACGAGGCGTTCCTCGGGCGCGTCCACGAGCGCCTCGGCCCGGACGTCACCCCGCCCGCCTACCCGGCGGGGGAGGGCCGCACCAAGACGTCGGCGGCCTGGCTGATCGACAAGGCGGGCTTCACCAAGGGCTACGGCACCGGTCCGGCCCGTATCTCCACCAAGCACACCCTCGCCCTCACCAACCGCGGCGAGGCCACCACCGAGGACCTCCTGGCCCTGGCCCGCGAGGTCGTCGCCGGCGTCCGCGACGCCTTCGGCGTGACCCTCGTCAACGAGCCGGTCACGGTCGGCGTCAGCCTGTAG
- the secE gene encoding preprotein translocase subunit SecE, with protein sequence MTDAVGSIDMPDAEDEAPESKKKTRKGGKRAKKGPLGRLALFYRQIIAELRKVVWPTRSQLTTYTTVVIIFVVIMIGLVTVIDLGFTEAVQYVFG encoded by the coding sequence GTGACGGACGCCGTAGGCTCCATCGACATGCCTGATGCTGAGGACGAAGCGCCGGAGTCGAAGAAGAAGACCCGCAAGGGTGGCAAGCGCGCCAAGAAGGGCCCGCTGGGCCGTCTCGCGCTCTTCTACCGCCAGATCATCGCGGAGCTCCGCAAGGTCGTCTGGCCGACCCGCAGCCAGCTGACCACGTACACCACGGTTGTGATCATCTTTGTCGTCATCATGATCGGTCTCGTGACCGTGATTGACCTCGGCTTTACGGAAGCAGTCCAGTACGTCTTCGGCTGA
- the nusG gene encoding transcription termination/antitermination protein NusG: MSDPNLNESAQDELDIVEAADEDQAEAADAAAGEAAEDAALHVEDVDVDEDAEDAAEASADETDEEAEAEAVEEEPVDPVAALREELRGLPGEWYVIHTYAGYEKRVKANLEQRAVSLNVEDFIYQAEVPEEEIVQIKNGERKNVKQNKLPGYVLVRMDLTNESWGVVRNTPGVTGFVGNAYDPYPLTLDEIVKMLAPEAEAKAAREAAEAEGKPAPARKVEVQVLDFEVGDSVTVTDGPFATLQATINEINADSKKVKGLVEIFGRETPVELSFDQIQKN; this comes from the coding sequence GTGTCTGACCCGAACCTGAACGAGTCCGCCCAGGACGAGCTCGACATCGTCGAGGCGGCCGACGAGGACCAGGCGGAAGCTGCGGACGCCGCTGCCGGCGAGGCGGCCGAGGACGCGGCCCTGCACGTCGAGGACGTCGACGTCGACGAGGACGCCGAGGATGCCGCCGAGGCTTCGGCGGACGAGACCGACGAAGAGGCCGAGGCCGAGGCCGTCGAGGAGGAGCCGGTCGACCCCGTCGCCGCCCTCCGCGAGGAGCTGCGCGGTCTGCCGGGCGAGTGGTACGTCATCCACACCTACGCGGGCTACGAGAAGCGCGTGAAGGCCAACCTGGAGCAGCGTGCCGTCTCGCTGAACGTCGAGGACTTCATCTACCAGGCCGAGGTGCCCGAGGAAGAGATCGTCCAGATCAAGAACGGCGAGCGCAAGAACGTCAAGCAGAACAAGCTGCCCGGCTATGTGCTCGTCCGCATGGACCTGACGAACGAGTCCTGGGGCGTCGTCCGCAACACCCCGGGCGTCACCGGCTTCGTCGGCAACGCCTACGACCCGTACCCGCTGACGCTGGACGAGATCGTCAAGATGCTCGCCCCCGAGGCCGAGGCCAAGGCCGCGCGCGAGGCCGCCGAGGCCGAGGGCAAGCCCGCCCCCGCCCGCAAGGTCGAGGTGCAGGTCCTGGACTTCGAGGTCGGCGACTCGGTCACCGTCACCGACGGCCCGTTCGCCACGCTGCAGGCCACGATCAACGAGATCAACGCCGACTCGAAGAAGGTCAAGGGCCTGGTCGAGATCTTCGGCCGCGAGACCCCGGTCGAGCTGAGCTTCGACCAGATCCAGAAGAACTGA
- the rplK gene encoding 50S ribosomal protein L11 has protein sequence MPPKKKKVTGLIKLQIQAGAANPAPPVGPALGQHGVNIMEFCKAYNAATESQRGWVIPVEITVYEDRSFTFITKTPPASRMILKAAGVEKGSGEPHKTKVAKLTSAQVREIATTKMPDLNANDLDAAEKIIAGTARSMGITVEG, from the coding sequence ATGCCTCCCAAGAAGAAGAAGGTCACGGGGCTGATCAAGCTCCAGATCCAGGCCGGCGCCGCCAACCCGGCTCCGCCGGTCGGCCCCGCGCTGGGTCAGCACGGCGTCAACATCATGGAGTTCTGCAAGGCCTACAACGCCGCGACCGAGTCGCAGCGTGGCTGGGTCATCCCGGTGGAGATCACGGTCTACGAGGACCGCTCCTTCACCTTCATCACCAAGACGCCGCCGGCGTCGCGGATGATCCTCAAGGCCGCGGGCGTGGAGAAGGGCTCCGGCGAGCCGCACAAGACCAAGGTCGCCAAGCTCACGAGCGCCCAGGTCCGCGAGATCGCCACCACCAAGATGCCCGACCTCAACGCGAACGACCTGGACGCCGCCGAGAAGATCATCGCCGGCACCGCCCGTTCCATGGGCATCACGGTCGAGGGCTGA
- a CDS encoding adenosine deaminase, translated as MEPVRDLKLLPKAHLHLHFTGSMRPATLLELADKYGVHLPEALTGGEPPKLRATDERGWFRFQRLYDIARSCLREPEDIRRLVREAAEEDVRDGSGWLEIQVDPTSYAPRLGGLIPALEIILDAVEAASRETGLGIRVLVAANRMKHPLDARTLARLAVRYAERGVVGFGLSNDERRGMARDFDRAFAIAREGGLLAAPHGGELTGPASVRDCLDDLRAARIGHGVRAVEDPRLMRRLAEKGVTCEVCPASNVALGVYEKPEHVPLRAFFDAGVPMALGADDPLLFGARLADQYEIARQHHGFTDAELAELARQSVRGSVAPEDVRQKLLSEIDAWLAAPAA; from the coding sequence ATGGAGCCAGTCCGGGATCTGAAACTGCTGCCCAAGGCGCATCTGCACCTGCACTTCACGGGGTCGATGCGGCCCGCCACCCTGCTGGAACTCGCCGACAAGTACGGCGTACACCTTCCCGAGGCGCTGACCGGCGGTGAGCCGCCGAAGCTGCGGGCGACCGACGAGCGGGGCTGGTTCCGGTTCCAGCGGCTCTACGACATCGCCCGGTCCTGTCTGCGGGAGCCGGAGGACATCCGGCGGCTCGTGCGGGAGGCGGCCGAGGAGGACGTCAGGGACGGCTCCGGCTGGCTGGAGATCCAGGTGGACCCCACGTCGTACGCGCCCCGGCTGGGCGGTCTGATCCCGGCGCTGGAGATCATCCTGGACGCGGTGGAGGCCGCCTCGCGCGAGACCGGCCTCGGGATCAGGGTCCTGGTGGCGGCGAACCGGATGAAGCACCCGCTGGACGCCCGTACGCTCGCCCGGCTCGCCGTGCGGTACGCGGAGCGGGGCGTGGTCGGGTTCGGGCTCTCCAACGACGAGCGCAGAGGCATGGCGCGGGACTTCGACCGGGCGTTCGCGATCGCCCGTGAGGGCGGCCTGCTGGCGGCGCCGCACGGCGGTGAGCTGACGGGTCCCGCGTCGGTGCGGGACTGCCTGGACGACCTGCGGGCCGCGCGGATCGGGCACGGGGTGCGGGCGGTGGAGGACCCGCGGCTGATGCGGCGGCTCGCCGAGAAGGGCGTGACGTGCGAGGTGTGCCCGGCGTCGAACGTGGCCCTCGGCGTCTACGAGAAGCCCGAGCACGTGCCGCTGCGGGCGTTCTTCGACGCGGGGGTGCCGATGGCGCTGGGCGCGGACGACCCGCTGCTGTTCGGCGCGCGGCTGGCGGACCAGTACGAGATCGCCCGGCAGCACCACGGCTTCACCGACGCCGAGCTGGCGGAGCTGGCCCGCCAGTCGGTGCGCGGCTCGGTGGCCCCGGAGGACGTGCGGCAGAAGCTGCTGTCGGAGATCGACGCGTGGCTGGCGGCCCCGGCCGCCTGA